The bacterium genomic interval TGAAGGACCTTCTTCGGCCTTATTCTGGGAGCCTTGACGGACTGCATCTTGCGCGCAAGCTCGGCTACCACTATCCCGCCCTCCACAGGGGACACAAAGGGAGCCAGACGCTTGCCGCCGACTACAACATCAACGTCAATCTCCTCGGAAAGCGTCTGAACCCTTGTCTTGAAAACCCTATCGAGAAGGAACGAGGGCGCTGCTGGGATTTCGTTGATTGCGGCGGTTAGGGAACGCCAGTGAAAAAGATCTGTCATGTTCGCCTCCTAGCCGATCTTCTTTACGTATATGCCGAATTCGGCAAGTTTGCGCTTAGCCTCATCAATCTGCCCGCTGGTCGCCGAATTCCAGTCAAGTTTATCCTGATTGAACTCGCCGTGCACATAAGCGGTTGTTGATGCGTCAGCCGATGAGGCGTTTGTATCTCGGGCCAGTACCGCCCTAGGGGTCTCAGTGCCGTCCGATGCAGCGGCTGAGAACTTATAATATTTGAAATCCGATGTCTTGCGGCCAAGAACTTGTCCTGAAACAAGCTCGCCTGCGCCGGAGCCTAGAACAATAGGGTAGAGCACGACCGGATGCCCGCCGGACAGAAGATTTTTTATTGTAAGGTTTTCTTCGGTTATCCCGTAGCTTTCAGCCATTTATTGCCTCCTTTATCCCGAATTTTACTCCGGGATATTTTTGACTATAGCTTTTTGGTTTCTTTAAGAGCGTTCGCTATTTTTCTGCCAAGATTTTCAAATGAGTTCTCGCTCCTTGCGGCAGGAACGGCTATCTCCTCAAGGCTGACGAACGAAGGTATAGCACCGAGAAGCTTGAGGAAGAATTCGTATTGAGAGATTTTATCATAGTCATCAGCCGCTAGCAGAGGCTCTTTGGAAAGACCGGAGATGAACTGTAAAAGCGTCTCGTTGTCCCATGCCTTAAGCAGTTTTCCCTCTCCGAGAAATTTGTCAATTAGCGCCCTGCTCTCGTTCGCTCTTTCTTCATTAAGCCCTTTAGTATCCTTCTCGTTTTCCGCCTTGCCTTGATCTTCGTTGTCGTTCATGTGCGATTCATCCTCCCCCTCTTCTGGTTGATGCGTTGCTGAATTGAGTCTCAAAGATAGTTCATCCAATCTTTTCAGAACGAACTTCCGCTCATCATCGCTAAGATTGGAAACGTCTCCCTTCACTGTTTCCAGAGCTGCCGGAACAATCAAGGGCAATCCATCGATGATATCGACCACTAGAGCCGGATACGCTTCTGGAGTTTCAGCATCCTTTTCTGGATTCATGATGAGGGAGTAAGAAGCCAACCCCTTGTAGCCGAACTCCTTTCTTACCCGTTCAAGAGCGCTATTGGGATTCCAGGGATATTCGCTAGGTGCAAAGCCGAGTTCCTCAAGCGGAACGAGCCAGAACTTTTCATCAATGGCCATGTCTTGACCTCCTTCCTTTTCTTCGCCATGCCCGTATTATCTACGGATTCCTGACGAGAGCCATAGAATTCTGACCTCGTTCAGCCGATTCGCGGACGCCTCAAGTCGGTTCTCTTATACAGACTCCATTCCTTCCACAATGATCCCATTATGCTCGTGATTCTGGGAAGCCATTGAAACCTGACTTCTCTTGATGCGTTAAGTCGTGCATTCTTTATCCAAATGATGCGTTGAATCGGGGCCCATCCTTGACTCAAGCGCCGCTTGACGCCGCGGCGCACAAGAGTATCCTTAGGGTTATGAGTGCTAGATGTCTAAGATTCTCATTGCTTATGCTGTTGGTGCTATGCCTGTGGACAGGATGCGCCACAAAGGATTCGGACGGCGCGAAAAAGTTCGTTAACGACTACTGGACTCGCGTCTTTAAGGGTGACGCGCGGAAAGCGTACGGAATGCTAACGGGCAGGAGCAAGAGAAGACTTAAGTATAAGGAATATGCGGAAAACATCGCCTTCGGAACGAAACGCACGGCCGTTAAGGACAGCTTTTTTGAGGCGTACGCGCCCGCATGCAGCGTCGGCATTGGACCTGCAATGATATCGGGCGATACGGCTGTTGTTGAAGTTCTGCTGACCATACCCGACCTTCCGAACCTGAACAGAACAACGCTTCTGCCGAAGGCGGATTCGTTATTCGGACAGAAGGATTCGCTTGCCCGCAACGAGTGGCTTTTGAGAGAGCGTACAAAGGCGATAAGAAACAAACATTACAGACCGCTTATCATGCATCTTACGCTAAGGCTTGCGTGGGAATGGTTTAACTGGCACCTTATATACGAATGAGAGGAAAAGAATGACAAGGAAAGCATTTTTAGTTTCGATTGCCTGCGGGGCTGCATTTCTCTGGGTGGCGTGCCCTGCAAAGGATGAATCGACTGCGGTCCGCAGCGCGGTGGTTCAATACTGGGGTTATATCTACCAGGGTGCGACTCGCTCAGCATACGACATGCTTGATAGCGAAAGCCGAAACAGAATAACTTACCGCAAATATGCCGAGAAAGTCGGATTCGGTACAAGCAACATACCCGAAATCAAGGAATACTGGAAGGCTTATCAAACCATGACAAATATCGAAATAAAGAACGTAGCCGTTCAAGGAGGCAGGGCTAATGCAGATCTCGTACTTACGATACCTGACCCGAAGTGGTTTCCCGACGAAGCTTATGCTGAATCACAGCGGCTTGGCCTCAAGGATCAGGAGTACGCCTTGTTCATGATAAAAGCCCAGACGCAAGCCCTGAAGGAAGGCAGGATTCCTCTGGTAAGATTAATGGAAACGACCAATCTCGTCAAAGAGGGAGAAGCATGGAAGATTGTTTTTGTAGACGAAGGATAGTAATGAAGGCTGGCAAAGCCGCCGGAATAATTGGTATAGCAATGCTTATTGCAGGTTGCGCAAAGGCGGACTCCGTGGCTGACTATGAGGCTCCGGATACTTCAAAGCTCGTCGATTTCTCAGATTGGGGAACGAGCGGAAAACTGCAGTTCCGGATTGTCAAGGTAGAAGAGCTGAAATCCCTTGCTGTTGTAAACGGCGAGGAGAAGGCCCCTCGAGCGATGAGATTTTTTGTAGTCACGCTTGATGTGATGTCCTACGACCTGGGCAAGGGAGTAATCGACTTTCCTGCAAGGGTAAGTCTTGTGGATGAAACGGGTCTTGCATACAAACCCAACTCCGAAAGATTCACCCGCCTTAACGCCTCTCCGCCACAGGTCAATATCGATGCGGGACAGTTTATTGAACGCAAGATCGCTTTTCTTGTACCCAAGGAGTATGAGCCTGCCGCACTTAGATGTATGGGAGCGGAGGATGCAAAACCATCTTTGTTCGCATTAAGCAGAAGTCTTTAACAGCCGATTGAAGAAAATTGCGAGGGCAGTTTTCTTTATCCTAAGACCGGCGCCAGAAAACAAAAGGACCTATTTCGACCTTGTCTCTTAACCTTGGCAACCACGGCAGCACCGCGAGAAACTTCGGTTGTTCTTCAGTCATTCGTCTCCTCCGACTAGGGTCCCCAAAGAATCCACATGGTGGATTCTTTGGGTGAATCATTCAAGCATCTTCTGAACTGCTACAATACGTCCAATGATTCTATCGTGCAGTCCAAGAACGTAAGGCGAATAATCGGTATTTGCAGGAACGAGCATGTAGATTTCCCTGTTGCCTTGTTTTGTTATCTTGAGTTCCTTAATGGTAGTCTCTCCCTCGACAAGCGCCACGACTATTGCCCGATTCGGAGGTGTAATATCCGGACAGACAATAACCCTGTCGCCCTGAGAAAGCCTTGGCTCCATTGAATCCCCTTGAATAATCAAAGCGAAGGCTTGAGGATGCCTTGCAGTGGTCGACGGCACGGGCAAGTATTCAAGTACAACCTCGGGCGTATAGCGCGGGAATCCTGCAGGCACATGCCCGAGTACGGGGATAAATCTTACGGGCAGCTTTTCCGATTCGGGTACATCCGGTGCGGTCTGCATCTCTCCCTCGCCTGTCAGAAGCCACTGCAGGGATATGCCGAGTTCCTTGGCGATACGTACGAGAAGCTCCACATCAACGCTTCGCTCGCCGCGTTCGTAGCGTACCAGGGAATTCCTATGTATCTTCAGCTTATCGCTCAGCTCCTGCTGATTAAGCGACCTCGCCTTGCGCCCCTCGCGTATTCGCTGCCCAACAATCTTATCGGAGTTCTGATCAGTGAACATAATCGCTCTCCTTTAGGGCATATAAAAAGCTAAGTCTTAACATTTTTGTCCCCATACGGATGTGGAAAACTTCCTAAATAACCCAAAAAGTTGCAACTTAAAAATATAACTCTTGACAATTCACCCTTTTGGGTTATAATCCCAACAATGATTGAATCCATTCAGGTGATTATACCCATGGAAACGAAAGTTGTCAAGGGGTGAAGCATGAGAACAAAAAAGGATAACCTCACTATCCGCGAGGATGCCGAAAGGATGCTCAAGCGAATTGCCTTCATCGAAGATCGTCTTGAACGAATCAGGAAAAAGTTTGAGGACAGGATAAGAAAATATGAAGAGAGGATGGGGGAAGAAAGCGCCGGGCTCCTGGCGGAGGCAGAGCTCCTCCGTCAGGAGCTTGAGCGGCTCTTGAGACGCTCAGCCGGGCCCGGGCGCTCACTGATACTGTCCTCCGGCAGAATAGGTCTGCGTACAGTATGGAGTCTGGATATACCTCATCCTCAAAGAACAATCAGAAAGCTTGTCGAACACGGTCTTGGCGACTGCCTTAGATTGAAGCAGGAACTCGATCGCCAGGCACTGGCAAGACTCGATGAGAACTCCTTGAGGAAGATCGGCATCCGAAGGGAGCGGAGAGAGAGCTTCTATGCCGTCACGAAAAAGGAGGCACCTTGAACGGACGAAAGATTGAGGAAGTGAAGGCTGAGATAGCATTGAAAAGAAGAGAGCTCGACAAGGCTATCGCGAAACAGAGTTTTTACTGCCTCAAGAACAAGCGGGTAGTATCGCCTGCAGAGTGTCACGACTGCTTTAATGACATACCGTATATAGAAAAACTCTCTAAGTGG includes:
- a CDS encoding LexA family transcriptional regulator; the protein is MFTDQNSDKIVGQRIREGRKARSLNQQELSDKLKIHRNSLVRYERGERSVDVELLVRIAKELGISLQWLLTGEGEMQTAPDVPESEKLPVRFIPVLGHVPAGFPRYTPEVVLEYLPVPSTTARHPQAFALIIQGDSMEPRLSQGDRVIVCPDITPPNRAIVVALVEGETTIKELKITKQGNREIYMLVPANTDYSPYVLGLHDRIIGRIVAVQKMLE
- a CDS encoding head decoration protein, encoding MAESYGITEENLTIKNLLSGGHPVVLYPIVLGSGAGELVSGQVLGRKTSDFKYYKFSAAASDGTETPRAVLARDTNASSADASTTAYVHGEFNQDKLDWNSATSGQIDEAKRKLAEFGIYVKKIG